From a single Collibacillus ludicampi genomic region:
- a CDS encoding DUF2935 domain-containing protein, giving the protein MNRDYVSEAAFEHRFWLRVLEDHSRFILDGLSPRENLEIQRAEQFFHLFDSLLSQSQQVSSEEEVIALNEQAHRYVQELREFKLHLIRRHLQGHISFSLPPTFLNHMVNELEEYMRILNSLLSGQIPPSYHAVHHHLLWLPDASGHSDAIAASLDMAEKRMIEKSKTFTKHFDEYYLKAIELASYLRTHLREFPALDRFNKEVEVEILLFNRFLREIEETRLNNQTLGALSPILPDHMLREECYYLTKLSRVTDIKPPDCSPAKSLLDT; this is encoded by the coding sequence TTGAACAGGGATTATGTAAGCGAGGCAGCGTTTGAACATCGCTTTTGGCTGCGCGTTCTCGAGGATCACTCACGCTTTATACTCGATGGATTGTCACCAAGAGAAAACTTAGAGATACAACGCGCGGAACAATTCTTTCATCTGTTTGATTCGTTATTGAGCCAGTCCCAACAGGTCTCATCAGAGGAAGAGGTCATTGCCCTTAATGAACAAGCCCATCGCTATGTTCAGGAACTGCGGGAATTTAAACTGCATCTCATCCGCAGACATCTGCAAGGACACATCAGCTTTAGTTTACCTCCCACTTTCCTAAACCATATGGTGAACGAGCTTGAAGAATACATGCGCATCTTAAACTCCCTGCTGTCTGGACAAATCCCCCCAAGCTATCATGCCGTTCATCACCATCTGCTTTGGCTCCCCGACGCTTCCGGTCATTCCGATGCGATCGCCGCTTCACTCGATATGGCGGAGAAGAGGATGATCGAGAAGAGCAAAACGTTCACGAAACATTTTGATGAATATTATTTGAAAGCGATTGAACTTGCCAGTTATTTGCGCACACACTTGAGAGAATTCCCTGCATTAGATCGTTTTAACAAAGAAGTCGAAGTAGAGATTCTTCTGTTCAACAGGTTTTTACGGGAGATCGAAGAGACGAGGCTAAACAATCAAACATTAGGCGCATTGTCTCCGATCTTGCCCGATCACATGTTGCGAGAGGAATGTTATTATCTCACAAAACTTTCGCGCGTGACGGATATCAAACCTCCTGACTGCTCCCCTGCGAAATCGCTCCTGGATACGTAG
- a CDS encoding NADH-dependent flavin oxidoreductase — protein sequence MNAKYSNLFEPFTFRNGISIRNRVVMAPMTTWSANDDLTISDAEDKYYRRRVNGVGLVITGCTHVTPNGIGFTNEFAAYDDKFIPSLRKLAEAAKSGGAPAVLQIFHAGNKAVPDLIPNADVVSASALETEATAFTQGNVKPRALSHEEILDMIHAFGEATRRAIEAGFDGVEIHGAHGFLIQNFLSPFFNRREDQWGGSLENRLRFPLAVVQEVKKVIEKHATKPFILGYRLSPDEPQEGGLRIKDTYELIERLIELDVDYVHISLANALVSKPVDSQDNKTYLELILESVNGRVPVLAAGSMRTPDEVAKALELGLSLAAIGQALIMNPEWVEMVANGRESEIDTELKVSKINQLDIPEKLWNVIEATPGWFAISKENVPLGKD from the coding sequence ATGAACGCAAAATATAGCAACTTATTTGAACCCTTTACATTTAGAAATGGAATATCTATTAGAAATAGAGTAGTTATGGCACCTATGACTACTTGGTCAGCTAATGACGATTTAACCATCTCAGATGCTGAAGATAAATATTATCGACGTAGGGTAAATGGTGTCGGCCTCGTTATTACAGGTTGTACTCATGTTACTCCTAATGGAATTGGTTTCACGAATGAATTTGCCGCATATGATGATAAATTTATACCGAGTTTACGGAAATTGGCTGAAGCTGCAAAAAGCGGGGGAGCTCCTGCGGTACTGCAAATTTTCCATGCAGGTAACAAAGCAGTACCGGATCTTATTCCGAATGCAGATGTAGTCAGTGCAAGCGCATTGGAGACAGAAGCTACTGCATTTACTCAGGGCAACGTAAAACCCCGAGCATTATCACATGAAGAAATTTTGGACATGATTCATGCGTTTGGCGAAGCAACGAGACGAGCGATTGAAGCAGGGTTTGACGGTGTTGAAATTCATGGCGCCCATGGATTTTTAATTCAAAATTTCTTGTCTCCGTTTTTTAACAGACGAGAGGACCAATGGGGTGGATCGCTAGAAAATCGCTTACGTTTTCCACTGGCAGTCGTTCAAGAAGTTAAGAAAGTCATTGAAAAACATGCGACAAAACCATTTATTCTAGGATACAGATTATCTCCTGACGAACCACAAGAAGGCGGATTACGAATAAAAGATACCTATGAACTAATTGAACGCCTGATTGAACTTGATGTAGATTATGTACATATTTCATTGGCCAATGCGCTTGTCTCAAAGCCAGTAGACAGTCAAGATAATAAAACATACCTTGAATTGATTCTTGAGAGTGTAAATGGCAGAGTACCTGTGTTGGCTGCGGGTTCAATGAGAACGCCAGATGAAGTAGCAAAAGCGTTAGAATTAGGGTTATCTCTAGCTGCTATTGGTCAAGCGTTAATCATGAATCCTGAATGGGTTGAAATGGTCGCAAATGGACGTGAGAGTGAAATCGATACGGAGTTGAAAGTTTCGAAGATAAACCAACTCGATATTCCGGAAAAACTTTGGAATGTAATTGAAGCAACGCCAGGTTGGTTTGCGATAAGTAAAGAAAACGTCCCTTTAGGAAAGGATTGA
- a CDS encoding ABC transporter ATP-binding protein: MWGALRSLFHREYVTKMAVEDISFSIEEGEMVGYIGPNGAGKSTTIKMLTGILVPTSGDVRVNGIIPYKERQKNAMQIGVVFGQRTQLWWDLPTIESFELLKQVYQIPDQRYRENMKTFSEILGLHEFFQTPVRQLSLGQRMRADIAASLLHDPKILFLDEPTIGLDVVAKESMRTFIQEINRERGVTVILTTHDMADIEKLCRRMILIDKGRVMYDGPLAKIKELYGTSRVLIVELDGYVEVFSIEGAEVIRREGNRVWLQFDRKEVSASELIQRISRKYEITDVNLEEPDIDTIVRRIYQEGLPEDHAMATVNTRI, translated from the coding sequence ATGTGGGGAGCCCTACGCAGTCTCTTTCATAGGGAATATGTCACGAAGATGGCGGTCGAGGACATTTCATTCTCGATCGAAGAGGGGGAGATGGTGGGATATATCGGGCCGAACGGGGCAGGAAAATCCACCACGATCAAGATGCTGACGGGTATCCTTGTGCCTACATCAGGCGACGTAAGGGTGAATGGCATCATTCCTTACAAAGAACGACAGAAGAATGCAATGCAAATCGGAGTGGTGTTTGGTCAGCGGACGCAGTTATGGTGGGATCTGCCGACGATCGAATCATTCGAATTGCTGAAACAGGTGTATCAGATTCCCGATCAACGGTATCGGGAAAATATGAAGACCTTTTCGGAAATCCTGGGGCTTCATGAATTTTTTCAAACTCCTGTCCGGCAATTATCATTGGGACAGCGGATGAGGGCGGATATCGCTGCTTCTTTGTTGCATGATCCTAAAATTCTTTTCCTCGATGAACCGACGATCGGGTTGGATGTGGTCGCAAAAGAGAGCATGCGCACTTTCATTCAGGAGATCAATCGCGAACGCGGGGTGACCGTGATTTTGACGACGCACGATATGGCGGATATCGAGAAGCTTTGCCGGCGAATGATCCTGATTGATAAAGGACGCGTCATGTACGATGGCCCGCTGGCGAAGATTAAGGAATTGTACGGCACTTCGCGCGTGCTCATTGTGGAATTGGACGGTTATGTGGAAGTATTCTCCATTGAAGGGGCTGAAGTGATTAGGCGGGAAGGGAACCGTGTATGGTTGCAGTTTGACCGGAAGGAAGTCAGTGCCTCAGAACTCATTCAACGGATTTCAAGAAAGTACGAAATTACAGATGTAAACCTGGAGGAACCGGACATTGATACGATCGTACGGAGGATTTATCAGGAAGGATTGCCCGAGGATCATGCAATGGCTACAGTTAACACCAGAATATAA
- a CDS encoding SRPBCC family protein produces MEGNRKGTLPDIRKTAIFHAPIQKVWEAVSTSEGIAAWFMPNDFQQEIGHAFTLQTPFGPVPCKVLELDPPNRLSFAWDTFGWRVTFELKELEGKTQFTLIHSGWGEPYELIPRVSEKHSVVRDRMDNGWDPLINVNLRKVVEA; encoded by the coding sequence ATGGAAGGAAATCGTAAGGGTACGTTGCCTGATATTCGTAAAACGGCCATATTTCATGCGCCGATTCAGAAAGTATGGGAAGCAGTCTCGACTTCGGAAGGAATTGCCGCATGGTTTATGCCAAATGATTTTCAGCAAGAAATAGGACATGCTTTCACTTTGCAAACGCCTTTCGGACCCGTACCTTGCAAAGTGCTGGAACTTGATCCTCCTAACCGCCTTTCCTTTGCTTGGGATACATTCGGTTGGCGCGTTACTTTTGAATTAAAGGAGCTAGAAGGAAAAACGCAATTTACCCTCATTCATTCCGGTTGGGGCGAACCTTATGAGTTGATTCCAAGAGTGTCAGAAAAACATTCAGTGGTACGTGACAGGATGGACAATGGTTGGGATCCGCTTATTAACGTTAATCTCCGCAAGGTGGTTGAGGCATAG
- a CDS encoding ArsR/SmtB family transcription factor, translating into MGSALPKYDVFQAIADPTRRELLRLLADKEMSVTVISRHFPMTRTAVSKHLRILSEAGLVREQKVGREKRYRLQPEPLLELKQWLSFYERFWDNKISMLKHLVENEEISGLHLVVSTSDEESKD; encoded by the coding sequence ATGGGCTCTGCCTTGCCTAAGTATGACGTCTTTCAGGCAATTGCCGATCCGACCCGTCGCGAGCTATTGAGACTGCTTGCAGATAAGGAAATGTCCGTTACCGTTATAAGCAGGCATTTTCCCATGACTCGTACGGCTGTTTCCAAGCATCTTCGTATTTTGTCGGAAGCAGGACTTGTCAGGGAGCAGAAAGTGGGGCGGGAGAAGCGATACAGGCTCCAGCCGGAGCCGCTGCTCGAACTGAAGCAGTGGCTTTCCTTTTATGAACGTTTTTGGGACAATAAGATTTCAATGCTTAAACATTTAGTGGAAAACGAGGAAATAAGCGGTCTACATCTCGTGGTATCTACAAGCGATGAGGAATCGAAGGATTAA
- a CDS encoding TetR/AcrR family transcriptional regulator, whose amino-acid sequence MRHKDEHKNESIFNAAIQLINELGLAETSMSKIAKKANVSASTIYVYFENKEDLINKLYLSIKKQMSLEIFHNFDDSTPLQTAFETILRKFVDFILNNKDYFLFIEQFGNSPLLHKLSRKEATELFEPIYSLFEKGKKQGVFKQVDTNLLVIFTFNPVMQFAKEHFNGKSELNQDNLKEIIQMSWDAVKA is encoded by the coding sequence ATGAGACATAAAGATGAACATAAAAACGAAAGCATTTTTAATGCAGCTATCCAGCTTATAAATGAACTTGGTCTTGCCGAAACTTCTATGTCGAAGATCGCTAAGAAAGCCAACGTATCTGCTTCAACTATTTACGTTTATTTTGAGAATAAGGAGGATTTGATTAACAAACTGTATTTGAGTATTAAAAAGCAGATGAGTCTAGAAATTTTCCATAACTTCGATGATTCAACTCCATTACAAACAGCATTTGAAACCATTTTAAGAAAATTTGTTGATTTTATCTTGAACAACAAAGATTACTTTTTATTTATTGAGCAGTTTGGAAATTCCCCTCTCCTTCATAAATTATCTCGTAAAGAAGCAACAGAATTGTTTGAACCGATTTACAGCTTATTTGAAAAAGGGAAGAAACAAGGTGTTTTCAAACAAGTTGATACAAATCTGCTGGTTATCTTTACATTTAACCCGGTCATGCAATTTGCTAAAGAACATTTTAATGGGAAATCTGAATTGAATCAGGATAATTTAAAGGAAATTATTCAAATGAGTTGGGATGCTGTAAAAGCTTAA